In Kitasatospora gansuensis, a genomic segment contains:
- a CDS encoding MCE family protein — protein sequence MRRQLLLLPLVLLTGCAGFGGVQDLPLPGGADLGDHPYQVSARFADVLSLVPQSAVKVNGVAVGRVTGIEFSPDDWTAVVTLRLNGNVRLPANSYAQLAQSGLLGEKYVRLSAPPATEPAQGALADGAVIPDSRTGRSTEVEEVFGALSMLLNGGGIDQLRSINTELGKALTGNEAQIRSVLDRLNTFTGELDAHRAELTAALDGIDRLAGTLATRDQQIGTVLTGLSPGLTVLEQQRGDLLTLLRSLDTLSGVAVDTVNRSRDDLVADLKAIAPTLQRLADAGKALPDSLQVLLTYPFTDEVLRGVKGDYLNVYLDLAAAPGTRIIPELDPNDTADPPPRPDPEPPARRLPLPLPSVTGPSGKAR from the coding sequence ATGAGACGTCAACTCCTTTTGCTCCCCTTGGTGTTGCTGACCGGCTGCGCGGGCTTCGGCGGCGTGCAGGACCTGCCGCTGCCGGGCGGCGCCGACCTCGGCGACCACCCGTACCAGGTGTCCGCGCGATTCGCCGACGTGCTGAGCCTGGTCCCGCAGTCGGCCGTCAAGGTCAACGGCGTCGCGGTCGGCCGGGTGACCGGGATCGAGTTCTCGCCGGACGACTGGACCGCCGTGGTCACCCTCCGGCTGAACGGCAACGTCCGGCTGCCCGCCAACAGTTACGCCCAGCTCGCGCAGTCCGGCCTGCTCGGCGAGAAGTACGTCCGGCTGAGCGCGCCGCCCGCCACCGAGCCGGCCCAGGGCGCGCTGGCCGACGGCGCGGTCATCCCCGACAGCAGGACCGGCCGGTCCACCGAGGTCGAGGAGGTGTTCGGCGCGCTGTCCATGCTGCTGAACGGTGGCGGGATCGACCAACTGCGCAGCATCAACACCGAGCTCGGCAAGGCACTGACCGGCAACGAGGCCCAGATCCGCTCGGTGCTCGACCGGCTGAACACCTTCACCGGCGAACTCGACGCGCACCGCGCCGAGTTGACCGCCGCGCTGGACGGCATCGACCGGCTCGCCGGCACCCTGGCCACCCGGGACCAGCAGATCGGCACCGTCCTGACCGGGCTCAGCCCGGGCCTGACCGTACTGGAGCAGCAGCGCGGCGACCTGCTCACCCTGCTGCGCTCACTGGACACCCTCTCGGGTGTCGCCGTCGACACCGTCAACCGCAGCCGGGACGACCTGGTGGCCGACCTCAAGGCGATCGCCCCCACCCTGCAACGGCTGGCCGACGCGGGCAAGGCACTGCCGGACTCGCTCCAGGTGCTGCTCACCTACCCGTTCACCGACGAGGTGCTGCGCGGCGTCAAGGGCGACTACCTGAACGTGTACCTGGACCTGGCCGCCGCACCGGGCACCCGGATCATCCCCGAGCTGGACCCCAACGACACGGCCGACCCGCCGCCCCGGCCGGACCCGGAACCCCCAGCCCGGCGGCTGCCGCTGCCGCTGCCCTCCGTCACCGGACCGTCCGGAAAGGCGCGCTGA
- a CDS encoding lysophospholipid acyltransferase family protein: MAEFVYPPVIRTALAVFRALDCQIKIVGAENIPAQGGAVLVSNHISYLDFLFAGLGAFKGGKRKTRFMAKDDVFKHGVSGPLMRGMKHIPVDRTDGQPAYDAAVKALRAGEVVGVFPEATISRSFTLKKFKTGAARMAADSGAPLLPVILWGTQQLWTKGRPKTLTKRHVPVTIMIGKPIELEPGDKPVMVTRRLRAAMTEMLEQAQREYPGKPTGPDDTWWLPAHLGGTAPTLEVAEAEDEAEAEARAEKRAQR, from the coding sequence GTGGCAGAGTTCGTCTACCCGCCGGTGATCCGCACGGCGCTCGCCGTGTTCCGGGCGCTGGACTGCCAGATCAAGATCGTCGGTGCGGAGAACATCCCCGCCCAGGGCGGCGCCGTGCTGGTGAGCAACCACATCAGCTACCTGGACTTCCTCTTCGCCGGGCTCGGCGCCTTCAAGGGCGGCAAGCGCAAGACCCGCTTCATGGCCAAGGACGACGTCTTCAAGCACGGCGTCTCCGGCCCCCTGATGCGCGGCATGAAGCACATCCCGGTGGACCGCACCGACGGGCAGCCCGCGTACGACGCCGCCGTCAAGGCGCTCCGGGCCGGCGAGGTGGTCGGTGTCTTCCCCGAGGCCACCATCAGCCGCTCCTTCACGCTGAAGAAGTTCAAGACCGGCGCCGCCCGGATGGCCGCCGACTCCGGCGCCCCGCTGCTCCCGGTGATCCTCTGGGGCACCCAGCAGCTCTGGACCAAGGGCCGTCCGAAGACCCTGACCAAGCGCCACGTCCCGGTCACCATCATGATCGGCAAGCCGATCGAGCTGGAGCCCGGCGACAAGCCCGTCATGGTCACCCGCCGCCTGCGGGCCGCGATGACCGAGATGCTCGAGCAGGCCCAGCGCGAGTACCCCGGCAAGCCCACCGGCCCCGACGACACCTGGTGGCTCCCCGCCCACCTCGGCGGCACCGCCCCCACCCTGGAGGTCGCCGAAGCCGAGGACGAGGCGGAGGCCGAGGCCCGCGCCGAGAAGCGCGCGCAGCGCTGA
- a CDS encoding DUF4395 domain-containing protein, with amino-acid sequence MQIDPRGPRFAAVLTSLVLAAVLITGNGWLLAAQAAVFAVGALIGLQYSPYGWLYRVLVRPRLTPPTELEDARPPRFAQAVGLGFAVVGTVGYLTGLTWLGLLATAFALGAAFLNAAFGYCLGCEMYLLLRRGRARLGTVGR; translated from the coding sequence ATGCAGATCGACCCGCGCGGGCCGCGCTTCGCCGCCGTGCTCACCTCCCTCGTGCTCGCCGCCGTCCTGATCACCGGCAACGGGTGGCTGCTCGCCGCCCAGGCCGCCGTCTTCGCGGTCGGCGCCCTGATCGGGCTGCAGTACTCGCCGTACGGCTGGCTCTACCGCGTCCTGGTCCGGCCCCGACTGACACCGCCGACCGAGCTGGAGGATGCCAGGCCGCCCCGGTTCGCGCAGGCGGTCGGCCTCGGCTTCGCCGTCGTCGGCACCGTCGGCTACCTCACCGGCCTGACCTGGCTCGGCCTGCTGGCCACCGCCTTCGCGCTCGGCGCGGCCTTCCTGAACGCGGCGTTCGGCTACTGCCTGGGCTGCGAGATGTACCTGCTGCTGCGGCGCGGGCGGGCCCGGCTGGGCACCGTCGGCCGGTGA
- a CDS encoding MlaD family protein, protein MPTLAVRLKNLGFLLIAVLVLGYIAVRHADLGRYVGLRGYYQVDVRLERTGGLFEHADVTYRGVSVGRVGPIRLTPDGVRAELRISRDAPPIPDRLKAVVANLSAVGEQYIDLRPSTDQPPYLRDGSEIARADTGVPAPVTDMLGRVDALVGSVPLSSLRTVVDEFGTAFNGQADNLQALLDGSRGFLTAASGALPATTRLIVDGEAVLRTQAEESSAIRSFATGAAELADRLARSDGDLRRLIATGPGAADQVSALVKDLDPGLSVLLANLLTTAELGVTRQHGIEELLVRLPAAAAAGATAVTADGARLGMAVTFFSPLPCTDGYQGTVYRNGLDTSPGTFNADARCNAPAGSGTSVRGSGNAPKGGVPTPVAPATPGAGR, encoded by the coding sequence ATGCCCACCCTCGCCGTCCGGCTGAAGAACCTCGGCTTCCTGCTGATCGCCGTCCTGGTGCTCGGCTACATCGCGGTCCGGCACGCCGATCTCGGCCGGTACGTCGGGCTGCGCGGCTACTACCAGGTGGACGTCCGACTGGAGCGCACCGGCGGCCTGTTCGAGCACGCCGACGTCACCTACCGGGGTGTCTCGGTCGGCCGGGTCGGCCCGATCCGGCTCACCCCGGACGGCGTCCGGGCCGAGCTGCGGATCTCCCGGGACGCGCCGCCGATCCCGGACCGGCTGAAGGCCGTGGTCGCCAACCTGTCCGCCGTCGGCGAGCAGTACATCGACCTGCGCCCCAGCACCGACCAGCCGCCGTACCTGCGGGACGGGTCCGAGATCGCCCGCGCCGACACCGGAGTCCCGGCACCTGTCACCGACATGCTCGGCCGGGTGGACGCGTTGGTCGGTTCCGTCCCGCTGAGCTCGCTGCGCACCGTGGTGGACGAGTTCGGCACCGCCTTCAACGGCCAGGCGGACAACCTGCAGGCGCTGCTGGACGGCAGCCGGGGCTTCCTGACCGCGGCGAGCGGCGCGCTGCCCGCCACCACCCGGCTGATCGTGGACGGCGAGGCGGTGCTGCGGACCCAGGCCGAGGAGTCCTCGGCGATCCGCTCCTTCGCCACCGGTGCCGCCGAGCTGGCGGACCGGCTCGCCCGTTCCGACGGCGACCTGCGACGGTTGATCGCCACCGGCCCGGGGGCGGCCGACCAGGTGAGCGCCTTGGTGAAGGACCTGGACCCCGGCCTGAGCGTCCTGCTGGCCAACCTGCTGACCACCGCCGAACTCGGCGTCACCCGGCAGCACGGCATCGAGGAACTGCTGGTCCGGCTCCCGGCCGCGGCCGCCGCCGGAGCGACCGCGGTCACCGCCGACGGCGCCCGGCTGGGCATGGCCGTCACCTTCTTCTCGCCGCTGCCCTGCACGGACGGCTACCAGGGCACCGTCTACCGCAACGGCCTGGACACCTCGCCCGGGACCTTCAACGCCGACGCCCGCTGCAACGCACCTGCGGGCAGCGGGACTTCGGTCCGCGGCTCGGGCAACGCGCCCAAGGGCGGCGTCCCGACACCGGTCGCGCCGGCGACGCCGGGAGCCGGCCGGTGA
- a CDS encoding nuclear transport factor 2 family protein, with product MTVRAIRDRLPVLAVCLLLAAMVAAGWGGWSWYAAAHDGSADLARARDQALAAGEQAVQNLNTLDHAALAPGLDLWEQSTTGELHSQLVQGRGEFEKQVKQAGSVTTAHVLDGAVTELDERSGQAAVLIAVRITVRTGQEQPVTKDSRMLGRLTRTGEGWKLSALGQAPMGTTASPAGQ from the coding sequence ATGACAGTGCGTGCGATTCGCGACCGGCTGCCGGTGCTCGCGGTCTGCCTGCTGCTGGCGGCGATGGTCGCGGCGGGCTGGGGCGGCTGGTCCTGGTACGCCGCCGCGCACGACGGCTCCGCCGACCTGGCCCGGGCCAGGGACCAGGCGCTCGCGGCGGGCGAGCAGGCCGTACAGAACCTGAACACCCTCGACCACGCCGCGCTGGCGCCCGGACTCGACCTGTGGGAACAGTCCACCACCGGCGAGCTGCACAGCCAACTGGTGCAGGGGCGCGGCGAGTTCGAGAAGCAGGTCAAGCAGGCCGGGAGCGTCACCACCGCCCACGTACTGGACGGCGCGGTCACCGAGCTGGACGAACGGTCCGGCCAGGCGGCCGTCCTGATCGCGGTCCGGATCACGGTCCGGACCGGGCAGGAGCAGCCGGTCACCAAGGACAGCCGGATGCTCGGCCGGCTCACCAGAACGGGCGAGGGCTGGAAGCTCAGCGCCCTCGGCCAGGCCCCGATGGGCACCACCGCGTCGCCCGCCGGGCAGTGA
- a CDS encoding MCE family protein, translated as MKRPGTRTSVVIATGAALAALVAALIAVPGPEGSRVTVYFDHAVGVYAGSDLRVLGVKVGTVDAVRPEGERVRVQLTLDHGVKVPADASAVVVAPSVVADRYVQLTPAWTGGPLLADRAVIPADRTAEPVEIDQLYRSLTDLSTALGPDGANAGGALSRLLDAGARNLDGNGRAIGDSIEQLGRAAKTLSGRSDDLFGTLTQLQSFTTMLRENDSQVRSATDRLADVSGFLAQDKEELGLALRNLAVALGEVKTFVEQNRTRLAHSVDQLVPITQSLVDQRASLAELLDTAPLAAGNLLRAYDPAAGTLAGRANLTEIAALPLPLPGVAR; from the coding sequence ATGAAGCGGCCGGGTACCAGGACCTCCGTCGTCATCGCCACCGGTGCGGCGCTCGCCGCGCTGGTGGCCGCCCTGATCGCCGTCCCCGGCCCGGAGGGAAGCCGGGTGACGGTGTACTTCGACCACGCCGTGGGCGTCTACGCGGGCTCCGACCTGCGGGTACTCGGCGTCAAGGTCGGCACCGTGGACGCCGTCCGCCCCGAGGGCGAGCGGGTCCGGGTGCAGCTCACCCTCGACCACGGGGTGAAGGTCCCGGCCGACGCCTCGGCCGTGGTGGTCGCCCCGAGCGTGGTCGCCGACCGGTACGTCCAGCTCACCCCGGCCTGGACCGGCGGCCCGCTGCTGGCCGACCGGGCGGTGATCCCGGCCGACCGCACCGCCGAGCCGGTGGAGATCGACCAGCTCTACCGGAGCCTGACCGACCTCAGCACCGCGCTCGGGCCCGACGGCGCCAACGCCGGCGGGGCGCTGTCCCGGCTGCTCGACGCCGGGGCCCGCAACCTGGACGGCAACGGCCGGGCGATCGGCGACAGCATCGAACAGCTCGGCCGGGCGGCCAAGACGCTCTCCGGCCGCAGCGACGACCTGTTCGGCACGCTCACCCAGCTGCAGTCCTTCACCACCATGCTGCGGGAGAACGACAGCCAGGTCCGCTCCGCCACCGACCGGCTGGCCGACGTCAGCGGCTTCCTGGCCCAGGACAAGGAGGAGCTCGGGCTCGCGCTGCGGAACCTCGCGGTGGCGCTCGGCGAGGTGAAGACCTTCGTCGAGCAGAACCGGACCCGACTGGCGCACAGCGTCGACCAGTTGGTCCCGATCACGCAGAGCCTGGTGGACCAGCGGGCCTCGCTGGCCGAACTGCTCGACACCGCCCCGCTGGCGGCCGGCAACCTGCTGCGCGCCTACGATCCGGCGGCCGGGACTCTGGCCGGCCGGGCCAACCTGACCGAGATCGCCGCCCTGCCGCTACCACTGCCCGGAGTGGCCCGATGA